The genomic interval CCCGAAAACACCATCATTCTGGAAACCACCAAGGGCAAGGTTGTTATCCAGCTTCTGCCGCAGGTGGCACCCGAGCATGTCAAGCGCATCAAGGAACTTGCCCGCGAAAACGCCTATGATGGCGTCGTTTTCCACCGCGTCATCGCCGATTTCATGGCGCAGACGGGCGACGTGGAGTTCGGCAAGAAGGGTGGCGAGAATTTCAACCCGGGTCGCGCCGGCATGGGCGGCTCCTCCAAGGATGATCTGAAGGCCGAATTCTCCGCCACGCCGCATGTCCGCGGCACCTGCTCGATGGCGCGCTCGCAGAATCCGAACTCGGCCAACTCCCAGTTCTTCATCTGCTTCACCGACGCGCCGTGGCTCAACAAACAGTATTCGGTCTGGGGCCAGGTCATCGAAGGCATGGACAACGTCGACAAGATCAAGAAGGGCGAACCAGTCTCCGATCCGGATTCGATCGTCTCCATGCGGGTTGCCGCCGACGTCTGATTGTGATTTCTGCTGAAACCCGCCCTTGCGCGAAAGCGCGGGGCGGGTTTCGCTTTGCGTGAAAGTGCCCTTATGCGCGTAGACCTTTTCGATTTCGACCTGCCGGATGACCGCATTGCGCTGCGGCCCGCCGAGCCGCGCGACAGCGCGCG from Rhizobium lentis carries:
- a CDS encoding peptidylprolyl isomerase → MAEIKDPENTIILETTKGKVVIQLLPQVAPEHVKRIKELARENAYDGVVFHRVIADFMAQTGDVEFGKKGGENFNPGRAGMGGSSKDDLKAEFSATPHVRGTCSMARSQNPNSANSQFFICFTDAPWLNKQYSVWGQVIEGMDNVDKIKKGEPVSDPDSIVSMRVAADV